One genomic region from Leeia speluncae encodes:
- the lptA gene encoding lipopolysaccharide transport periplasmic protein LptA, translating into MKQSSVLAVLRPLSVLAVLIMSCNAYAEQADRDKPINIEADQGMSDMANSTSRYEGNVIITQGTLRLRADRIDVQSDKAGKMLAQAYGKPVTFRQKQDQVDEYIEAQASRIDYDSGKNQLKLTGDARVKRGGDELRGAVIFYDAVSQQYSVQGSPATGGKSGGRVHAVIQPKTATTNDAAKPSTTP; encoded by the coding sequence ATGAAACAGAGTTCTGTATTAGCTGTCTTGCGCCCGTTAAGCGTATTGGCTGTATTGATAATGTCTTGCAATGCGTATGCTGAGCAAGCAGATAGAGATAAGCCAATCAATATTGAAGCAGATCAAGGCATGTCGGACATGGCCAATAGCACTAGTCGCTATGAAGGGAATGTCATTATCACTCAGGGAACACTACGACTTCGCGCGGATCGCATAGATGTACAAAGCGATAAGGCGGGCAAAATGTTGGCGCAAGCCTATGGTAAGCCAGTGACCTTTCGCCAAAAGCAAGATCAAGTAGATGAATATATTGAGGCGCAAGCGTCTAGAATTGATTACGACAGTGGCAAAAATCAATTAAAACTGACCGGCGATGCGCGTGTAAAACGTGGTGGCGATGAACTTCGCGGTGCGGTTATTTTTTATGATGCGGTCAGTCAGCAATACTCTGTGCAAGGAAGCCCTGCAACCGGCGGTAAATCTGGCGGGCGTGTGCATGCCGTTATCCAGCCGAAAACTGCAACCACTAACGATGCAGCAAAACCTAGTACGACACCTTAA